The following proteins come from a genomic window of Dysidea avara chromosome 12, odDysAvar1.4, whole genome shotgun sequence:
- the LOC136241666 gene encoding uncharacterized protein, with protein MKAFGLNETELFAGRSFYHYPPINVNTIATSPEKFSSIQRNFGIVPGEVYNLPVQLIDELNQNVSKAIFIATCNESPTPYVVAPYHFTNGSIQIAGRPAETCQLQLQTDTDYSVATTLQITLLQCPPGFSYNDDTKQCECLVNPTEQKVPISGCELSSFQAYFDQFYWIGYKSDKAIDLLTTSCPYRYCYKDHTNENQLPRVANKTTLDKFVCGNRSRTGFLCGKCIDGYSVALNSPQYKCSKCENDYLGMLYFFLSYLIPVSILFYIIMTYNIRMTIGTNSAFLFFSQIISSQYRFGTNYALKGNSSETLTATDIVITIYSISNLEFFHHDVFLYCLFPNAGTVDVLAFNLLLSFYPVLLVFLYLLLRCYCGCCHWCLYKLRLSNKSATHGFCAFLVLCFARINVLAFGILKSADLSYVSNESYYKRVVYLQGDIEYFGNTRYSLYTIGCLFAITTVIIVPTLILVFHPIFITVCCYFQCGENKIVLFINKIFLVYKLKPVLDSFQGDYKDNLTFFAGLHFVSDHFLQCFGQHISTKHKPPHFIDVHIFPCYLTNPCTGDTIQTICRQCSLFIDLHSDTCHLDDQTVRVLCQ; from the coding sequence ATGAAGGCATTTGGATTAAACGAAACAGAACTCTTTGCTGGTAGATCTTTTTATCATTAcccacctatcaatgtcaacaCAATTGCTACATCACCTGAAAAATTCAGCTCCATACAGAGAAACTTTGGTATTGTTCCAGGAGAGGTATACAATTTACCAGTTCAGTTAATAGATGAACTTAATCAAAATGTAAGCAAAGCCATTTTTATAGCAACCTGTAATGAATCCCCTACTCCATATGTTGTGGCCCCTTACCACTTCACAAATGGATCAATACAAATTGCAGGAAGACCAGCAGAGACTTGTCAATTACAACTACAGACAGATACTGATTATTCAGTTGCTACTACACTACAAATTACCTTGCTACAATGTCCTCCAGGTTTCAGCTATAATGATGACACCAAACAGTGTGAATGTCTTGTAAATCCCACAGAACAGAAAGTACCTATAAGTGGATGTGAGCTCTCATCTTTTCAAGCATACTTTGATCAATTTTACTGGATTGGATATAAATCAGATAAAGCAATTGATCTGTTGACTACCTCTTGCCCTTATCGGTATTGTTATAAAGACCACACCAATGAGAATCAGTTACCACGGGTTGCAAACAAGACCACACTTGATAAGTTTGTGTGTGGTAACAGGAGCAGAACAGGTTTTCTTTGCGGTAAATGTATAGATGGATACAGTGTTGCATTGAATTCACCTCAATACAAGTGCAGCAAGTGTGAAAATGATTACTTGGGAATGCTGTATTTCTTTTTGTCATACTTAATTCCAGTCAGTATACTGTTTTATATCATAATGACTTACAATATTAGGATGACCATTGGAACAAATAGTGCCTTTTTATTTTTCTCACAAATCATCAGTAGCCAGTATCGCTTTGGAACCAACTATGCCCTCAAAGGTAATTCCAGTGAGACACTAACTGCTACCGATATTGTGATTACAATTTATAGCATTTCTAACCTGGAGTTTTTCCACCATGATGTGTTTTTGTACTGCTTGTTTCCAAATGCAGGAACAGTAGATGTGTTGGCATTTAACTTGCTGTTATCCTTCTATCCTGTGCTTCTTGTCTTTCTGTACCTCTTGCTGCGTTGTTATTGTGGTTGCTGTCATTGGTGCTTATACAAACTTAGACTGTCAAACAAATCAGCGACTCATGGATTTTGTGCCTTTCTTGTTCTTTGTTTTGCAAGGATAAATGTGTTGGCATTTGGCATATTAAAATCAGCTGATTTATCTTATGTGAGTAATGAAAGTTACTACAAAAGAGTGGTGTACCTACAAGGGGATATTGAATACTTTGGTAACACACGTTACAGTTTGTATACGATTGGTTGTTTATTTGCGATTACAACAGTGATCATTGTCCCTACACTAATCTTGGTATTTCATCCAATTTTCATAACAGTTTGCTGTTATTTCCAATGTGGAGAGAATAAAATAGTTTTATTCATTAATAAAATATTCCTTGTATACAAGTTAAAACCTGTACTAGATTCATTCCAAGGTGATTACAAGGACAATTTGACCTTCTTCGCTGGTTTACATTTTGTATCGGATCATTTTCTTCAGTGTTTTGGTCAGCACATCAGCACCAAACATAAACCGCCTCATTTTATTGATGTTCACATTTTTCCTTGTTATCTTACTAATCCATGTACTGGTGATACCATTCAAACGATATGTAGACAATGCAGCTTATTCATTGATTTACATTCTGATACTTGCCATCTTGACGATCAAACAGTACGTGTTCTTTGCCAGTAG